From one Streptomyces sp. R41 genomic stretch:
- a CDS encoding DEAD/DEAH box helicase: MTTAMQPEVPEARDADAARSAFPAGTKPTFAPGAQVRIRHEQWLVKSVDESRDGLMVEVSGVSSFVRGTDAVFYSGLDQIDVLDPRKTRLMPDDTSRHAKARLYLEAVIRKTALPQTEHGIALADSFLMDRQEHQLRPAELALSMRNPQPRLLIADVVGLGKTLEIGITLSELIRRGRGERILVVTPAHVLEQFQRELWTRFALPLVRLDSTGIQRIQQEIPAGRNPFAHFKRVIVSVDTLKSATYSHHLENITWDAVVIDESHNLVNKGTRNNRLALRLAEQTDALILASATPHNGNAESFAELIKMLDPAAIADAKNYKVADLDHLYIRRTKTDREVRDGLKGKPWAERGPSLPVSAPATPKEVAVLEKLEKEWTPGDPSRSSVCAEPIIAYGFLKAFLSSHVALRKTLANRRAYLDNPKSRTAKGKAKTAPDTPERRAALAAESKALAELEALVAEFTDQDSAKLDALVRTLKDDLGIGPHSERRVVIFSERVHTLDWLAREVPARLGFKKKNLAKPDATRPWKAYDGVVEVMHGDTTNDQQQREIVDRFGRREEPVRLLFTGDIASEGVNLHHQCHDLIHYDLPWSLIRIEQRNGRIDRYGQAVSPEFRALTLTADVPWRRDEESGEMLTLDDRLVGTRLLRREAQAHEIETGEGSAEAVTGLYNDKKEEDRLTYDLIKGGTVERSIKQSQQESGGVLAGLLAGANARLADPTATPATLGTAAVPEAGVPHVFADTKAYFHTAVDLIYPQAEREALDWKPETAGGRIEFTPPDDLQYRFRELPKSYLEQEKILTTPKYDGTLRLTFDKQYAADRLEAARNAKQGKTDEPTSQWPNVSYVSDIHPVLDWVTDKVLAKLKYDEAFVLAYQPDAAKAKRIDAALPAALTGPVYLLQGVYSNVAGKPTVVEWMAVTGLAEAAPRVWRMDSAFLAACGVGPDMPGRAQPVDRDLLQELVPAAVDAAESHLRERRADYDKQVDSYLAPYEDRVQVWEQGALIAVGNQERRRKQVSDTAKRRRDLVRRLRTDGDPMLRVLGVLEPLHPTTVTVAHAEESAR; this comes from the coding sequence GTGACCACGGCGATGCAGCCCGAGGTTCCTGAGGCGCGCGACGCCGATGCGGCGCGGTCGGCATTTCCGGCCGGTACGAAGCCGACCTTCGCTCCCGGCGCCCAGGTGCGCATCCGCCACGAGCAGTGGCTCGTGAAGTCCGTCGACGAGTCCCGCGACGGACTGATGGTCGAGGTCAGCGGGGTGTCCTCGTTCGTCCGTGGCACGGACGCGGTGTTCTACTCCGGCCTTGACCAGATCGATGTACTCGATCCGCGCAAGACCCGGCTCATGCCCGACGACACCTCCAGGCACGCCAAGGCCCGCCTGTACCTGGAGGCGGTCATCCGCAAGACCGCGCTGCCGCAGACCGAGCACGGCATCGCGCTTGCCGACTCGTTCCTCATGGACCGGCAGGAGCACCAGCTGCGCCCCGCAGAGCTGGCGCTGTCCATGCGCAACCCGCAGCCCCGGCTGCTGATCGCCGACGTGGTCGGGCTAGGCAAGACGCTGGAGATCGGCATCACACTCTCGGAGCTGATCCGGCGCGGGCGCGGCGAGCGCATCCTCGTGGTCACGCCCGCCCATGTGCTGGAGCAGTTCCAGCGCGAGCTGTGGACCCGCTTCGCCCTGCCGCTGGTGCGCCTGGACTCCACCGGCATTCAGCGCATCCAGCAGGAGATCCCGGCGGGCCGGAACCCGTTCGCTCACTTCAAGCGCGTCATCGTGTCCGTCGACACCCTCAAGTCGGCGACGTACTCCCACCACCTGGAGAACATCACCTGGGATGCGGTGGTCATTGACGAGTCGCACAACCTCGTGAACAAGGGCACCCGCAACAACCGCCTCGCCCTCCGGCTCGCCGAGCAGACCGATGCGCTGATCCTGGCCTCCGCGACCCCGCACAACGGCAATGCCGAATCCTTCGCCGAGCTGATTAAGATGCTCGATCCGGCGGCGATCGCCGACGCCAAGAATTACAAGGTCGCCGACCTCGACCACCTCTACATCCGGCGTACCAAGACCGACCGCGAGGTGCGCGACGGTCTAAAGGGCAAGCCCTGGGCCGAACGAGGTCCCTCCCTTCCGGTGTCGGCTCCGGCGACACCGAAGGAGGTTGCCGTCCTGGAGAAGCTCGAAAAGGAGTGGACCCCGGGGGATCCGAGCCGTTCGTCGGTCTGCGCCGAGCCGATCATCGCCTACGGATTCCTGAAGGCGTTCCTCTCCTCCCACGTCGCGCTGCGGAAAACCCTCGCCAACCGCCGTGCCTACCTCGACAATCCGAAGAGTCGTACGGCGAAGGGCAAGGCCAAGACCGCGCCGGACACTCCCGAGCGCCGCGCCGCTCTCGCCGCGGAGAGCAAGGCTCTCGCGGAGCTGGAGGCGCTGGTCGCGGAGTTCACCGACCAGGACTCCGCCAAGCTCGACGCACTCGTCCGCACGCTGAAGGACGACCTCGGCATCGGCCCGCACTCAGAGCGCCGCGTCGTGATCTTCTCCGAGCGGGTCCACACCTTGGACTGGCTGGCCCGGGAGGTCCCGGCCCGCCTCGGCTTCAAGAAGAAAAACCTGGCCAAGCCCGACGCGACGCGTCCCTGGAAGGCGTACGACGGCGTCGTCGAGGTCATGCACGGCGACACCACCAACGACCAGCAACAGCGGGAGATCGTCGACCGCTTCGGCCGGCGCGAGGAGCCGGTGCGGTTGCTGTTCACCGGTGACATCGCCTCCGAGGGCGTCAACCTGCACCACCAGTGCCACGACCTCATCCACTACGACCTGCCCTGGTCCCTGATCCGCATCGAGCAGCGCAACGGACGTATCGACCGTTACGGGCAGGCGGTCAGCCCCGAGTTCCGTGCGCTCACCCTCACCGCCGACGTGCCCTGGCGGCGCGACGAGGAGAGCGGCGAGATGCTCACGCTCGACGACCGGCTCGTAGGCACCCGTCTGTTGCGCCGCGAGGCCCAGGCGCATGAGATCGAGACCGGTGAGGGCAGCGCCGAGGCCGTTACCGGTCTCTACAACGACAAGAAGGAAGAAGACCGCCTCACCTACGACCTCATCAAGGGCGGCACCGTCGAACGCTCCATCAAGCAGTCCCAGCAGGAGTCCGGCGGGGTCCTCGCGGGGCTGCTCGCCGGCGCCAACGCACGGCTCGCCGACCCGACGGCCACTCCGGCCACCCTCGGCACGGCCGCGGTGCCCGAGGCCGGCGTACCCCATGTGTTCGCCGATACCAAGGCGTACTTCCACACAGCGGTGGACCTTATCTACCCGCAGGCCGAGCGCGAGGCACTCGACTGGAAGCCCGAGACGGCGGGCGGCCGCATCGAGTTCACTCCGCCCGACGACCTTCAGTACCGCTTCAGGGAGCTGCCGAAGTCGTATCTGGAGCAGGAGAAGATCCTCACGACGCCCAAGTACGACGGCACGCTGCGTCTCACCTTCGACAAGCAGTACGCCGCCGACCGGCTGGAGGCCGCCCGCAACGCCAAGCAGGGCAAGACCGACGAGCCCACGTCCCAGTGGCCCAATGTCTCCTACGTCTCCGACATCCACCCCGTGCTCGACTGGGTGACGGACAAGGTCCTCGCCAAGCTCAAATACGACGAGGCGTTCGTCCTCGCCTACCAGCCAGACGCCGCCAAGGCCAAACGGATTGACGCCGCTCTGCCCGCGGCCCTGACCGGCCCGGTCTATCTGCTCCAGGGCGTCTACTCCAACGTGGCGGGCAAGCCAACGGTTGTGGAGTGGATGGCTGTCACCGGTCTCGCCGAGGCCGCTCCTCGCGTGTGGCGCATGGACTCGGCGTTCCTCGCCGCCTGCGGCGTGGGCCCCGACATGCCCGGCCGCGCCCAGCCCGTCGACCGCGACCTCCTCCAGGAACTCGTCCCCGCGGCCGTCGACGCCGCCGAGAGCCACCTGCGTGAACGCCGTGCCGACTACGACAAGCAGGTCGACTCCTACCTGGCCCCGTACGAGGACCGGGTACAGGTCTGGGAGCAGGGCGCCCTGATCGCCGTCGGCAACCAGGAGCGCCGCCGCAAGCAGGTGTCCGACACTGCCAAGCGCCGCCGCGACCTCGTACGCCGTCTGCGGACCGACGGGGACCCGATGCTGCGGGTCCTCGGCGTCCTCGAACCTCTCCACCCCACCACCGTCACCGTCGCACACGCCGAGGAGTCTGCGCGATGA